The following are encoded in a window of Mustelus asterias chromosome 11, sMusAst1.hap1.1, whole genome shotgun sequence genomic DNA:
- the LOC144500450 gene encoding zinc finger protein Pegasus-like — protein sequence MDEKRAASVDFVKDFQEYLTQQTQHVNMISGSVGGEKEPPSLQTGSENDQNGMHHASVEVSLDDGSGFMGDGLERTYDGKLKCRFCNYASKGTARLMEHIRMHTGEKPHRCHLCPFASAYERHLEAHMRSHTGEKPYKCELCSFCCSDRSNLSHHRRRRHKLLPLKGARTCLTNKKMLGVLQTKTSNSLSYGTRLLINLNPTSMLVQKPDYLNDFSHMSANSYEGLQKVQSGGISRDTQDIMVDNPLNQLSTLAGQLSSLPPENQAPTSPEVVTCRDEKPYVISQSTAPVVSTVASSVAQSSSPISPDACPTHNQQNFSPVAGPSSEHSAHTSTPSMTNSQPSTPAPALQVQDPQLLHHCQHCDMYFADNILYTIHMGCHGYKNPFQCNICGCKCRDKYDFACHFARGQHKQN from the exons ATGGATGAGAAGAGAGCTGCTTCCGTAGACTTTGTCAAGGACTTTCAGGAGTATCTCACTCAACAAACCCAGCATGTGAACATGATAtctgggtctgttggtggggagAAAGAGCCACCATCTCTACAAACTG GATCAGAAAATGATCAGAATGGAATGCATCATGCTTCAGTTGAAGTTTCATTGGATGATGGCTCTGGGTTTATGGGCGATGGGCTGGAAAGGACCTACGATGGAAAACTGAAGTGCCGATTCTGCAACTATGCGAGTAAAGGGACTGCGCGGCTGATGGAGCACATTAGAATGCACACAG GTGAGAAGCCCCACAGATGTCACCTATGCCCGTTTGCTTCAGCGTATGAGCGGCATCTCGAAGCACATATGCGCTCACACACAGGTGAAAAACCATACAAATGTGAGCTTTGCTCCTTCTGCTGCAGTGATCGAAGTAATTTGTCCCATCACCGTAGACGTAGGCACAAACTTCTTCCCTTGAAAGGTGCTAGGACCTGCCTGACCAATAAGAAAATGTTGGGCGTTTTACAGACAAAAACTAGCAACTCCCTGAGTTATGGGACAAGACTTCTGATTAATCTAAATCCTACTTCCATGCTGGTACAGAAGCCAGATTACCTCAATGACTTTTCTCATATGTCAGCTAACTCCTATGAGGGTTTGCAAAAAGTACAGTCTGGTGGGATCTCGAGAGACACGCAAGATATTATGGTGGATAATCCATTAAACCAGCTTTCTACCTTAGCAGGCCAATTGTCCAGCCTTCCACCTGAAAACCAAGCTCCGACATCTCCTGAGGTGGTAACCTGCAGGGATGAGAAACCATATGTGATCTCACAGTCTACAGCACCAGTCGTTTCCACGGTAGCTTCCAGTGTGGCCCAAAGCTCATCCCCTATCAGTCCAGATGCATGTCCCACGCACAATCAGCAGAACTTCAGTCCTGTGGCAGGCCCCAGTAGTGAGCACAGTGCTCACACAAGTACGCCCAGCATGACGAACAGCCAGCCTAGCACTCCTGCTCCTGCACTTCAGGTCCAGGATCCCCAGCTTCTGCATCATTGCCAACACTGTGACATGTATTTTGCAGACAATATCCTTTATACTATTCACATGGGATGCCATGGTTATAAGAACCCATTCCAATGTAACATATGTGGATGTAAATGTAGAGACAAATATGACTTTGCTTGTCACTTTGCTCGGGGTCAACATAAGCAGAATTAA